The Candidatus Cetobacterium colombiensis genome includes the window AACTTATATACAACAGGTATTGTAATAAATAAATTAATCAACGGTTTAGGTAATGCTAAAATGGCATATATTGTTACTTCAGAGGTTGAAAAAGTTAGAAAAATAATAGTTGAAGATTTAGGTAAAACTGGTAATTATTATCAAGCTGAAGGACTATATTCTAGAAATAGACGTGATGTAATAACAACAGTTTTAAGGAACAGGGAGATTTTTTTATTAAAAGATCTTATTATGGCAGTTGATAAAGAAGCATTCGTGGTTGTTTCTGATGTACATGAAGTGCTAGGTAGAGGATATACTTTTGATGTAGATGCTGTAAAAAAAAGTAGAAAGGGAAAATAATGAAAGATATAAAAGAAAAAATTCAAGAAAGTAATAGTATAATTATTGCAGGACATGTAAATCCCGATGGAGATACTGTCGGAGCAGGATTAGCTCTTTTATTAGGACTTGAAAAAAAATATCCTAATAAAAAAATAGAATTTGTTTTACAAGATGAAGTTCCAAAAAATATTTCTTTTTTAAAAGGTTCAAACAAAATAAAAAATATAAAAGATATAGAAAAAATAGATTATGATTTAGCTATTTTTGTAGATTCTGCAACAATAGAAAGAGTGGGAGATGTTCAAAAATTAATTGGAGATATATTTAAAATAAATATAGATCATCATATTAGTAATCCAAAATATGGTAATATAAACATAGTTAGAGATATATCTTCAACTTCAGAGATAATGTATTCACTGTTAAAAGATTTAGAAATTGAAATATCTTTAGAAATGGGTGAAGCAATATATTTAGGACTAGTTAATGACACCGGAAATTTTGCACATAGTAATGTTACAGATAAAACTTTTTTAGTGGCATCACAACTAATGGCTTTAGGAGTAAACAATAACAAAATAGTAAATGACTTTTTCAAAACAAAATCTTATGAAAGAATGAAAGTTTTAGGAAAAGCATTAAGTGAAATGGTTTTTGTTAAAGAGAAAAAGCTTATGTATTTCTATCTTCCTTATAATGAATTAAAAGGTTTAAATGCAACAAAAGATGATACAGAAGGAGTTGTAGAAGAATTAATTAATTATAGTGGTAGTGAAGTTTCTTTATTTTTAAGAGAAGAAGAGAATGGAAAAATTAAAGGAAGTTTAAGAAGTAAGCATGGTGCTGATGTAAATAAAATAGCTAATATTTTTGGTGGCGGTGGTCATATAAAGGCTGCAGGATTTACGACTGAGCTTTCAACAGAGGAAATAATAAAAATAGTAGTAGAAAATTTATAAATAGTGTATAATTTTATAAAAAAAGGAGGGGATAAATATGGCAGAATTTGATATAATTTTTTTAAAACCTACTAGATTTGAAGATTGTTTAAAGTGTGTAGAGCATATAAAATCTGAAAAAATAGTTCATATAAATCTATGCGATTTAGATTCAGAGAAGTCTCAAAGAATACTAGATTTTATAAGTGGAGCAGTACATATTCAAGAGGGACAGATTATTAATCCTGGAGATAAAATATATTGTTCAATTCCAAAGAATAAAACGTATCAATTAGATTATAAAGAATTATCTAATAATATAACAAATCCAAGATTTGATGAGGAAGAGGAAATTATTCCAAGATATAATAGAAGATAAAAAAAAGGGACATACATGTCCCTTTTTTCATATCCAACTTAGATATTTTTAGTTTTTATTAAATCAGCCAATAAAAAAAGCTTGGCAACTACCTATCCTCCCAGGGGGCTGCCCCCCAAGTACTTTCGGCGTTTACGGGCTTAACTTCCAGGTTCGAAATGTAACTGGGTGTACCTCCGTAGCTATCGTTGCCAAGCTATATAATAATAACATTTTTTTTATAAATTGTCAATAAAAAAAATGGGCGAAAGCCCATTTTTTAGTGAACAACATTAAAGATAATATCATCATCTTTATAATCAACTTCAACAGTTTCTCTTTCTTTAACTTCTCCTTTTAAAATTATTTTAGCAATTTCAGTTTCTATATATTTTTGTATATATCTTCTTAAAGGTCTAGCACCAAATTGAGGATCATATGCTGTTTTAGCTAAAAATTCAGTAGCAGCATCTGTAATAGAGAAATTTATTTTTCTATCTTTTAATTTATTTTCTAAAGCTTTTAGAAGTTGACGAACAATATTTTTAATTTCATTAAGTCCAAGACCTCTAAATATAATTGTTTCATCTATTCTATTTAAAAATTCTGGTCTAAAATTAGATAATAACATTTGATTTATATTAAATCTAGTTTCTTCTTTTAAACTTGGATCTTCTAAAATTAAATGACTTCCAATATTAGATGTCATAATAATTAAAGTATTTTTAAAATCAACAACTTTACCTTGTCCATCAGTTAATCTACCATCATCTAAAACTTGAAGAAGAATATTAAAAGTATCAGGATGTGCTTTTTCAATTTCATCAAAAAGAATAACAGAGTAAGGTTTTCTTCTAACAGCTTCAGTTAATTGACCTCCTTCTTCATAACCAACGTATCCTGGAGGAGCACCAATTAATCTAGTAACTGAGAATTTATCCATATATTCACTCATATCTATTCTAATTACATTTTCTTCATCATCAAATAAGAAGTAAGCTAAAGATTTAGCTAGATATGTTTTACCAACTCCAGTAGGCCCTAGGAAAACAAATGAACCAATAGGTCTATTAGGATCTTTTAAACCAGCTCTAGCTCTTAAAATTGTTTCTGAAACAGCTTTGACAGCTTCTTCTTGACCAATGACTTTAGCATTTAAATTATCTTCTAATTTTAAAAGTTTTTCTTTTTCACTTTCCATAAGTTTAGATAAAGGAATACCAGTCCATTTAGATATAACTTCTGAAATTTCTTCAACTCCAACCTCTTGTTTAACAAGTCTATTAATAGGAAGTTTTTCAAGACGTTCTTGCTCTTCAATAAGCTCTTTTTCAAGAGTTGCTAATTTACCATATTTTAATTCAGCTAATTTATTTAAATCATATTTTCTTTCAGCTTCCAAAATTTCAAGTTTAACATTTTCAATTTCAGATTTAATATCTTTAACTTTATTTAAATCTTGTTTTTCATTTTCCCACTGAGCTTTTAAAAGAGATTTTTGATCACTTAAGTTAGAAAGTTCTTTTTCTAAAATCTCGAGTCTTTCTTTAGAATAAGGATCTGTTTCTTTTTTTAGAGCTTCTTTTTCAATTTCTAATTGCATAACTTTTCTTGTTAATTGATCTAATTCTTCGGGCATAGAGTCCATTTCTGTTCTAATCATAGCAGCAGCTTCATCAATTAAATCAATCGCTTTATCTGGAAGTTGTCTATCTGGAATATATCTATTACTAAGAACAGCAGCTTCAACAATAGCACCATCACTTATTCTAATTCCGTGGTAAACTTCAAACTTCTCTTTAATACCTCTTAATATAGATATTGTATCTTCTACAGTAGGTTCATTTACCATTACAACTTGGAAACGTCTTTCTAGAGCAGGGTCTTTTTCAATATATTTTCTATATTCATCAAGAGTAGTGGCACCAATAACTTTGATTTCTCCTCTAGCTAACATAGGTTTCAAAAGGTTTCCAGCATCCATAGCACCGTCAGATTTACCAGCACCAACGATAGTATGAATTTCGTCTATAAATAATATAATTTCTCCATCAGAATCTTCAACTTCTTTTAAAACAGCTTTTAAACGTTCTTCAAACTCTCCACGAAATTTAGCACCGGCAATTAAAGATCCCATATCTAAAGAGAAAACTTTTTTATTTTTTAAAGAATCAGGAACATCGCCATTTAGAATTCTTTGAGCAAAACCTTCAGCAATAGCAGTTTTACCAACACCAGGTTCACCGATTAAAACTGGATTGTTTTTAGTTCTTCTAGAAATAATTTGTATAGTTCTTCTAATTTCGCTATCTCTACCAATGATAGGATCAATTTTACCTTGTCTAGCTAATTCAACTAAATCCCGTCCATATTTTTCAAGTACTTCATATTTAACTTCAGGATTAGGGGAATCAACTTTTTTATTTCCTCTAATTTCTAAAATTGTTTTTTCAAAAGAAATACGATCGATGCCTAGTTTAGCAAGAAAACTTGTATTATCAAGTAGTGATAGAAAAATATGCTCAACACTAATATAAGAGTCTCCCATTAATTGCATAAGTTTTTGAGCTTCAATTAAAATTTCATTTGTTTTGCTGTCTAATCCAATTGAAGCAGGAGAAGATCCTTGAATTTTTGGAAGCTTATTACATAAATCTTCTAAACTCTTTTGTAAAGAATTTGTATCAACTCCCATTTTTGTTAAGACTCTTACAATTAAACCTTCTTTGTGAGCAACTAAAGCTAGAGTTAAAATTTCAGGTTTAATAGTTTGTTGCATGTAAGTCTGAGCAATAGTCTGAGCATCAGTTAATGCAAGCATGGAATTTTCTGTAAAATTATTAGGATTCATAAACATCACCTCTTATAATATAAAGTAATAAAATTATTTTAAGCTGATTATTTTATCTTCTTCTCCAATTTCTTTAAGATGCTCGTTTCTAACAATTTCGATGACATCCATCATTTTTTTTTGGATATGGTCATAACCAACATCTTTTATGTGAGGAAGAATACAATCAGAACAATCTTTGATACCACCAGCTGTATATTTATACTTACCTCCGCACTCATTTCCTAGCATATAAAGTGGACAATAACAAAATAAGCAGTTAAAGTTCTCACTATTCTCCATTTTATGACATGGGAAAAATTCGCATTTTTTGTTTTGATTAAATTTATAATTCATAAAACCTCCCAAGTAAATAAAAATTATAATTAAAATATACTACTCTTGAATGATTAAATCAAGTAGAATAAATAAAAAAATAGTCTAAATTTTTAATTTAGACTATTTAAAATAATTTAATATATTTTATTAATAAACTTCTATAGCATTTTCAACAGGTTCATTTAATACAACTTTGATAGCAACAATAGCAACTTCTAGTTGATCGAGATCAGGTTCTTTCGTAGTTATTCTTTGAAGAGCCATACCAGGAGCAGCAATTAATTTAACCAACCAGTTATCTAAATGATTACTAGTATATCTTTGAAGTTCATATGAAATTCCAGCAATTAAAGGCATAAAAAGAACTCTTAACACCACTTTTGTAAGAAGTTTTGTAGTAAAACTAGTAGGAGGTGGTAAAATAAAATCAAGACCTGTAAAAACTATAATAGCAATAAACATAACTATTAATAAAAAACTTGTACCACATCTAGGATGTAAGGTTGTAAATTTTTTAGCATTTTCAGGAGTTAATTCTAAATGTTGTTCGTATGCATAAATTGATTTATGTTCAGCACCATGATATTGAAAAACTCTTTGAATTTCTTTAGAAAAAGAGATTAAAAATATATACAGTACAAAAAACGATAATCTAAGTCCAGCTTCTAAAAGATTACTATGAATCTTATTATCTCTAAATAGAAAACTACTTATAATAGAAGGAAGAACAATGAAAAGACCAATTCCCAAGGCTAAAGAAACAATGGTAGTCATAACAGCTTCTTTTTGAGAAAGTTGTTCTTCTTCTACTTCAGCTTGATTAGCTGAGAATGTAAGCTCTTTAACTCCTAAAACTAAAGAGTCAAAAAGAGTTATAGCACCTCTGATAAAAGGTATTGTAGATAATTTGCTTCTATTTTTTGAGATTTTTGTTTTTTTATAAACAATATCACCATTGGGTTTTCTAACAGCTGTAGCAAGAAGGTCAGCATTTCTCATCATAACTCCCTCTATAACAGCTTGTCCACCTACGCTCGAAAATTTTTCTTTACTCATTGTCACCATCCATAAATTTCAATTAGATTGTATTTTTATCATAAGGTTTACCGTTAGCACTAGGTGCAACAGCTTTACCTACCACTCCAGCAAGAGCTAAAAGTGTTAATAAATACGGTATCATCTGGATAAATTGCGGTGGAATAAAAGTAACATATTGTTGGATAACTGTTTGAGCTGCATCAGCAAAACCAAACAGTAAACTAGCAAATAATACTCCTTTAGGTTTCCATTTTCCAAAAACAAGAGCAGCAAGAGCAATAAATCCTCTTCCAGCTGACATCTCTTTAGAGAATTGGCTAAGAGCTCCAATTGCTAAGTATGTTCCTCCAAGACCAGCAAATACACCAGACATAACTACACCAAAATATCTAACTTTAGCAACACTAATACCAACTGTATCAGCCGCTAAAGGATATTCACCAACAGCTCTCATTCTAAGTCCAGTTACAGTTTTGTATAAAAAGTATCCAGACCAGATAGCCAATCCATAAATAATATAAATTAATAAAGAGAAATCAAAAACTAATGGAATTCTAGTTGCAGAAGGACTATTTGAAGCTTGCTCAAATAAAACTCTTAACATGAAAATTGTAAATCCAGATGCAAAAAGATTAATTGCAACTCCAGAAACAGTCTGATTACCTCTATATTTTATACTTATTATAGCATGAACGAAGGCAATTAATCCACCAGATATAGCACCAGCTAAAATTCCTAAGAACCAACTTCCAGTATAATAAGAAACAACAGCTGAAGAGAACGCACCAATAAGCATCATTCCTTCAAGACCGATATTAACAACTCCACAAACTTCTGAAAACATTCCACCAATAGCTGTTATAAGAATTGGAGCAGCTTGTCTTATTGTAGCTAAAATTAAACTAAAAATAATACTTCCCATTACTCAGCTCCTCCTTTCGATCCTTTTTCTAGCCAAGATCTAATCATATTTTCAGCAGCGATTAATAAAATTATAATAGCTTGAATCATGATAACCATTTGACTAGGAATGTTTGTATTAAACTGCATTGCTCTTCCACCAACTCTAAGAGCAGCAAAAAGAATAGCAGCTAATAATGCACCGATTGGATTATTTTTTCCAAGAAGAGCAACAGCGATTCCATCAAATCCATAAGTAGCAGTTAAACCAGTTTTATAAGCATACTGTCCAACACCACCAAGAACTCTTTCGACACCACCAAGACCAGCAAGAAAACCTGAGATACCAAGAGTTAAAACGATTATTTTTTTAACATTTATTCCATTATTTTCAGCTGCAGTAGGATTATATCCAACAGCTTTTATATGATATCCAAGAACAGTTTTTTCTAAGATAAACCACACTAGAAATACAGCTACTAAAGCAAGAATAAATCCATAGTTTAATGGAACTCTAACATCTAAAAGCTTTCCTAATCTAGCTCCTTCAATAACAGCAGGAGTTTGAGGATTAAATCCAGGAGCTTTTAGTGGATAGTTTAAACAGTATTGCTCAAAACTAACAGCAATATAGTTTAGCATAATCGTTGAAATAACTTCGTGAACACCAAGTTTTGCTTTTAACCAACCAGCAATACTTGCCCAAAAGAAACCAGCGAAACCACCAATTAATAAGATGACAAATACATTACTGATAAATGCATTGGCAACAAAACCACCGATGGCAGCAGCAGTAAGACCTGCCATCATCATCTGTCCTTGAGCACCAATGTTAAACATACCACCTTTAAAGGCAACTAAAACTCCAAGACCAGTAAAAATAAGAGGAGTAGCTTCTAAAAGTGTTCTAGCAATTGGAGTTAATCCATCAAATGCTCCAGTAAATAAATAGTAATATGCTTTTACAGGATTTTCACCCATGTATAAAATTATACCAGCACCAATTAATAAAGCTAATAAAACAGCGATAATAGGTACAAGAATGTTTAAGACTTTTTTGTTATTAATCAAGTTTACCACCTGCCATAAGTATTCCAATTTTTTCTTCATTTGCTTCTTCTCTAGAAAGAATTCCAGTTATTTTTCCAGCACACATAACAGCTATTTTATCTGAAAGATTTAATATTTCAGACAGTTCAGAGGAAACAACCATAACAGCTTTTCCTTTAGCTTTTTCATTTAAAATCAGCTTATGAATTGATTCAATAGCTCCAATATCTACTCCTCTAGTAGGCTGTCCTGCAATAATAAGGTTATTATTTTTCTTTTCTAGCTCTCTAGCAACTATTATTTTTTGTTGATTTCCACCAGAAAGTCTTCCAAATTCTGTATCAACGCTTCTAGGTCTAACATCATACTTTTCCATAAACATTTCAGCATCTTTTCTTAGCTTTAAAAAGTTTAACAGACCAAATTTAGAATACTCATCTCTTTCAAGACCAAGTGCAAAGTTTTCCATAACACTAAATTGTGAAACAGCAGCTCTTTTATGTCTATCTTCTGGAATGTGAGCTAATCCAAGTTTAGATATTTTTCTAGGAGTTTTTTTCTTTAAAACAACGTTATCAAGAATCATTTCTCCTGAACATGTGTCTTTAAGTCCTGTAAGAGCTTCTACAAGCTCTGTTTGTCCACTACCTTCGACTCCAGCAATACCTAAAACTTCACCCTTTCTTATTTCAAAGCTAGCGTGATCTACTTTAGTAACTCCAAGAGAGTCTTTAACACTTACATCTTTAACAGATAAAACTACTTCGCCAATTTCAACCTCAGGCCTTTCTGTTGTAAATAAAACTGCTCTTCCAACCATAGCATTGGCTATTTTTTCTTTTGTAGCCTCTTTAGTTGGGAAGTTAGCAATGTCTTTTCCTCTTCTGATAACAGTAATATTATCAGAAATATCAAGTACCTCTTGAAGTTTATGAGAGATAAAGATAATTGTTTTTCCTTCAGCAATAAGGTTGTCCATAATCTTGTAAAGCTCTTTAATTTCCTGAGGTGTTAAAACCGCAGTAGGCTCATCAAAGACAAGTAGGTTAGCCCCTTTGAAAAGTATTTTTAAAATTTCGACTCTTTGTTGCATACCAATTGATAGATTAGATATAAGAGCATCTGGATCGATAGCAAGTCCATATTTTTTAGAAACGTCCATAACGTCTTGTCTAGCTTTTTCGATGTCTAAAGATAATCCTTTTTTTGGTTCTACACCTAAAATCATGTTTTCAGCAACAGTTAAAGTAGGAACTAGCATAAAATGTTGATAAACCATACCGATTCCTAATTCAGCAGCTTTACTAGGTGAATCTATCTGTACTTCTTTTCCTTGATAAAATATTTTACCAGAAGTAGGAGTATAAAGACCATTTAACATCTTCATAAGTGTTGATTTTCCTGCTCCATTCTCACCAACAATAGCATGTTTTTCACCTTTTAAGATTTTCAAAGTAATATCGTCGTTAGCGATAACTTTTCCATCTAAGAAAGTTTTTCTGATGTGTTGCATTTCTAAGATATAATTATTCACTTAGAATCCTCCCTAAATTTATTCAAGATTAAATTAAAAAAAATGTAATCTTATAAAATTATATTATGTTACATTAAAGTAGTCAACTTTTTTTATTCTTCTCTTTTAATAATAACAAATGTTATATCGTCACTTTGTTCACAACCATTTTGAAAGTTATTGATTTCAGACAATAATTTTTGTTTGATTTCTTTAGACGAAAGGTGAGAATTTTGAAGTAATACATCTTTAAGTCTATCAATTCCAAATAATTCTTTATTTTGATTTTCAGCTTCAGTAATACCATCTGTATAATATATAACAATATCACCAATGTTAAGATGTATTTCATCTTGTTTATAGTTATAATCATCTAAGAATCCAATGGCAACTCCTTTAACAGAATGAGTTTCAACCTGTTTTGTAGAACTATTATAAACGATTAAAGGATTATGACCTGCATTTGAGTAAGTGATAGTTTTAGTATCATAACTATATTTACTGTGCATCATTGTGATAAACATATCTTCTGTTATATCTGGATATATAAGCTTATTAAGTTTTTTAACATTGCAAGAAGGTTCTTCTCCTTGAAGTTCTAGAGTTTTTAAAACAGATCTTCCTAGAGCCATAAGAAACGCTGCAGGGACTCCTTTACCGCTAACATCAGCAATAGTTATACTGAAAGTTTTTTCATCTAAAAGTGAATAGTCATAGTAATCTCCACCAATTTCTTTGGCTGGCTCAAAGAATGTAGCGACATCCAAACCTAAAACTGTTTTAATTTTTTTAGGAATAATTCGTTTTTGTATTCTAGAGGCAACCTCAAGTTCTTGAGACATTCTTTCTTTAATAAGTAAATCAGAGTATATCTGAGCATTATTTATAGCAATAGCTACCTGTATAGTCAGTGCAGAGATAGTTTCTTCATCACTTTTTATAAGTTTTGATTTGTCTTCGATGATAAAGATAACACCTAGTTCTTTTCCTTTAACAGTTAGAGGAGAAGCTATTATTTTTTCATCAGGAGCAATTGAAAATCCTTTTAGCATTTCGTTATAAATTTTCTTATAATCTTTTCTAGTAAATTTAGATAAAATTTCTTCGGGATAACTTAGTTCTCCTTTGAAACGAATTTCACCTTTTATTCTTTTGTTAATTAATCTTCCATTTTCCCAAAGATAAAGTGAGATTCTTTTAGCACCAGTAAGAACAAAATATGCATCAAGAATTGTAGAGATAATTTTATCTAACTCCATAATAGATAGAACAGTTCTTGATAAAGAGTTGATATTTGATAAACTAGCAACTCTTTGTTCAAGGACTTGGTTACTATATTCTAGCTGTTTAGATTTAGTTAAGAGAGATTCGTAAGTTACCTCTAATTCTTTTTTATATTCTCTAAGTTCTTCAATAGAGTTATCTAATTCTAAATCTTGTTTTGTAATAGCAGTAGTAGCTCTTTCGTAATCATTTTTTAAATCTTCTGAAATATCTGTTAAAAACTCTTTGCTAACAAAGCTTTTTAAAATTTTATTTGTTTCTTCAAAGTTTTTCTTCTCTTGTTTTTTCAGAATCAAAAAGAAAATAAAAAATAATATAATAAAAGAAAAATATGTAATCAATTACTTATCCTCCCAAGTAGAAAATTGATTTTCCAAGCTCTCATGAGAAATTTTTGTTTTCCACTGTTTTCTTTTCCAAGTTAAAAGACTCGATACTTGAGAAGAGTCTTTAGAAGCTGATTTTATTTCATCTAATGAATTAAGAGCAACTATATTAGATAAAAATTGATAATCTTCATTAGAATGTAGCTCTTTCCCATTTCCCACAAAAATAATAAGATTTTTAGATAAAACTTCAAAACCAGAGTCAGTATTTGATTTTAGAAAAAGTACAGGATTTTCAGAAAAATTATTTACATTAAAATTTGGATTTGTTATATACATTGGC containing:
- a CDS encoding DHH family phosphoesterase, translated to MKDIKEKIQESNSIIIAGHVNPDGDTVGAGLALLLGLEKKYPNKKIEFVLQDEVPKNISFLKGSNKIKNIKDIEKIDYDLAIFVDSATIERVGDVQKLIGDIFKINIDHHISNPKYGNINIVRDISSTSEIMYSLLKDLEIEISLEMGEAIYLGLVNDTGNFAHSNVTDKTFLVASQLMALGVNNNKIVNDFFKTKSYERMKVLGKALSEMVFVKEKKLMYFYLPYNELKGLNATKDDTEGVVEELINYSGSEVSLFLREEENGKIKGSLRSKHGADVNKIANIFGGGGHIKAAGFTTELSTEEIIKIVVENL
- a CDS encoding cell division protein SepF, with the translated sequence MAEFDIIFLKPTRFEDCLKCVEHIKSEKIVHINLCDLDSEKSQRILDFISGAVHIQEGQIINPGDKIYCSIPKNKTYQLDYKELSNNITNPRFDEEEEIIPRYNRR
- the clpB gene encoding ATP-dependent chaperone ClpB; translation: MNPNNFTENSMLALTDAQTIAQTYMQQTIKPEILTLALVAHKEGLIVRVLTKMGVDTNSLQKSLEDLCNKLPKIQGSSPASIGLDSKTNEILIEAQKLMQLMGDSYISVEHIFLSLLDNTSFLAKLGIDRISFEKTILEIRGNKKVDSPNPEVKYEVLEKYGRDLVELARQGKIDPIIGRDSEIRRTIQIISRRTKNNPVLIGEPGVGKTAIAEGFAQRILNGDVPDSLKNKKVFSLDMGSLIAGAKFRGEFEERLKAVLKEVEDSDGEIILFIDEIHTIVGAGKSDGAMDAGNLLKPMLARGEIKVIGATTLDEYRKYIEKDPALERRFQVVMVNEPTVEDTISILRGIKEKFEVYHGIRISDGAIVEAAVLSNRYIPDRQLPDKAIDLIDEAAAMIRTEMDSMPEELDQLTRKVMQLEIEKEALKKETDPYSKERLEILEKELSNLSDQKSLLKAQWENEKQDLNKVKDIKSEIENVKLEILEAERKYDLNKLAELKYGKLATLEKELIEEQERLEKLPINRLVKQEVGVEEISEVISKWTGIPLSKLMESEKEKLLKLEDNLNAKVIGQEEAVKAVSETILRARAGLKDPNRPIGSFVFLGPTGVGKTYLAKSLAYFLFDDEENVIRIDMSEYMDKFSVTRLIGAPPGYVGYEEGGQLTEAVRRKPYSVILFDEIEKAHPDTFNILLQVLDDGRLTDGQGKVVDFKNTLIIMTSNIGSHLILEDPSLKEETRFNINQMLLSNFRPEFLNRIDETIIFRGLGLNEIKNIVRQLLKALENKLKDRKINFSITDAATEFLAKTAYDPQFGARPLRRYIQKYIETEIAKIILKGEVKERETVEVDYKDDDIIFNVVH
- a CDS encoding cysteine-rich small domain-containing protein, encoding MNYKFNQNKKCEFFPCHKMENSENFNCLFCYCPLYMLGNECGGKYKYTAGGIKDCSDCILPHIKDVGYDHIQKKMMDVIEIVRNEHLKEIGEEDKIISLK
- a CDS encoding DUF1385 domain-containing protein, which gives rise to MSKEKFSSVGGQAVIEGVMMRNADLLATAVRKPNGDIVYKKTKISKNRSKLSTIPFIRGAITLFDSLVLGVKELTFSANQAEVEEEQLSQKEAVMTTIVSLALGIGLFIVLPSIISSFLFRDNKIHSNLLEAGLRLSFFVLYIFLISFSKEIQRVFQYHGAEHKSIYAYEQHLELTPENAKKFTTLHPRCGTSFLLIVMFIAIIVFTGLDFILPPPTSFTTKLLTKVVLRVLFMPLIAGISYELQRYTSNHLDNWLVKLIAAPGMALQRITTKEPDLDQLEVAIVAIKVVLNEPVENAIEVY
- a CDS encoding ABC transporter permease is translated as MGSIIFSLILATIRQAAPILITAIGGMFSEVCGVVNIGLEGMMLIGAFSSAVVSYYTGSWFLGILAGAISGGLIAFVHAIISIKYRGNQTVSGVAINLFASGFTIFMLRVLFEQASNSPSATRIPLVFDFSLLIYIIYGLAIWSGYFLYKTVTGLRMRAVGEYPLAADTVGISVAKVRYFGVVMSGVFAGLGGTYLAIGALSQFSKEMSAGRGFIALAALVFGKWKPKGVLFASLLFGFADAAQTVIQQYVTFIPPQFIQMIPYLLTLLALAGVVGKAVAPSANGKPYDKNTI
- a CDS encoding ABC transporter permease, whose protein sequence is MINNKKVLNILVPIIAVLLALLIGAGIILYMGENPVKAYYYLFTGAFDGLTPIARTLLEATPLIFTGLGVLVAFKGGMFNIGAQGQMMMAGLTAAAIGGFVANAFISNVFVILLIGGFAGFFWASIAGWLKAKLGVHEVISTIMLNYIAVSFEQYCLNYPLKAPGFNPQTPAVIEGARLGKLLDVRVPLNYGFILALVAVFLVWFILEKTVLGYHIKAVGYNPTAAENNGINVKKIIVLTLGISGFLAGLGGVERVLGGVGQYAYKTGLTATYGFDGIAVALLGKNNPIGALLAAILFAALRVGGRAMQFNTNIPSQMVIMIQAIIILLIAAENMIRSWLEKGSKGGAE
- a CDS encoding ABC transporter ATP-binding protein is translated as MNNYILEMQHIRKTFLDGKVIANDDITLKILKGEKHAIVGENGAGKSTLMKMLNGLYTPTSGKIFYQGKEVQIDSPSKAAELGIGMVYQHFMLVPTLTVAENMILGVEPKKGLSLDIEKARQDVMDVSKKYGLAIDPDALISNLSIGMQQRVEILKILFKGANLLVFDEPTAVLTPQEIKELYKIMDNLIAEGKTIIFISHKLQEVLDISDNITVIRRGKDIANFPTKEATKEKIANAMVGRAVLFTTERPEVEIGEVVLSVKDVSVKDSLGVTKVDHASFEIRKGEVLGIAGVEGSGQTELVEALTGLKDTCSGEMILDNVVLKKKTPRKISKLGLAHIPEDRHKRAAVSQFSVMENFALGLERDEYSKFGLLNFLKLRKDAEMFMEKYDVRPRSVDTEFGRLSGGNQQKIIVARELEKKNNNLIIAGQPTRGVDIGAIESIHKLILNEKAKGKAVMVVSSELSEILNLSDKIAVMCAGKITGILSREEANEEKIGILMAGGKLD
- a CDS encoding PP2C family protein-serine/threonine phosphatase, which translates into the protein MITYFSFIILFFIFFLILKKQEKKNFEETNKILKSFVSKEFLTDISEDLKNDYERATTAITKQDLELDNSIEELREYKKELEVTYESLLTKSKQLEYSNQVLEQRVASLSNINSLSRTVLSIMELDKIISTILDAYFVLTGAKRISLYLWENGRLINKRIKGEIRFKGELSYPEEILSKFTRKDYKKIYNEMLKGFSIAPDEKIIASPLTVKGKELGVIFIIEDKSKLIKSDEETISALTIQVAIAINNAQIYSDLLIKERMSQELEVASRIQKRIIPKKIKTVLGLDVATFFEPAKEIGGDYYDYSLLDEKTFSITIADVSGKGVPAAFLMALGRSVLKTLELQGEEPSCNVKKLNKLIYPDITEDMFITMMHSKYSYDTKTITYSNAGHNPLIVYNSSTKQVETHSVKGVAIGFLDDYNYKQDEIHLNIGDIVIYYTDGITEAENQNKELFGIDRLKDVLLQNSHLSSKEIKQKLLSEINNFQNGCEQSDDITFVIIKREE